The following coding sequences lie in one Rutidosis leptorrhynchoides isolate AG116_Rl617_1_P2 chromosome 4, CSIRO_AGI_Rlap_v1, whole genome shotgun sequence genomic window:
- the LOC139842263 gene encoding uncharacterized protein, whose protein sequence is MTPYEMLYGRRCRTSSCWLEAGEKQFGSPEIVQQTAKKVAIAREKLKVARDRQKMYADPHRRLVTFAEGERVYLKLSPWKGVICFGKRGKLAPIYIGPFHIRQVLNDQIVVLDLPTELVGIYNTFNVCYLRKCKVDNEIQILPLQDLKVDSS, encoded by the coding sequence ATGACGCCCTACGAAATGTTATATGGTAGACGGTGTAGAACTTCatcgtgttggttagaagctggtgaGAAGCAGTTTGGAAGTCCTGAGATTGTGCAACAAACAGCAAAAAAAGTGGCAATAGCACGTGAAAAGTTAAAAGTTgctagagatagacaaaagatgtatgcggATCCTCATCGACGACTAGTGACGTTTGCCGAAGGTGAGCGTGTATATTTGAAActgtctccatggaagggtgtaatttgctttggtaagagaggaaagttaGCACCAATATATATTGGTCCGTTTCATATCAGACAAGTTTTAAATGATCAGATAGTGGTCTTAGATCTTCCAACAGAACTGGTGGGTATTTATAATACGTTTAACGTGTGTTATCTCCGCAAGTGCAAAGTGGATAATGAAATTCAGATTTTACCTCTTCAGGATTTGAAAGTAGATTCAAGTTAG